One stretch of Francisella sp. LA112445 DNA includes these proteins:
- a CDS encoding SGNH/GDSL hydrolase family protein, which translates to MNINRLVVFGDSLLDNGNIMKTLDIPGKPYFDGRFSNGFVSTEYLAELIAKEQQSKEVKHKNYAIGGALTHGPNPSSLLKHHAFPVSQQLARFENEEGRFASDDMVIINGGANNFMFTVYNEIPYINLTAKLRVARDLKKILRKAILMGARNIIVWNIPDVTRAPGYKEYLSNWVGKFFKSYLQLNINLQNGLLRNRVADLQMLFPEVNLKLFDFFTLLNDCMDSPMKYGFENVTDACIDSYGGADSLGNIQYDIEILGDPEKYLCWDYCHPTAKANKVVANRMFELWKFNV; encoded by the coding sequence ATGAATATAAATAGACTTGTAGTTTTTGGTGATAGCCTCTTAGATAATGGCAATATTATGAAAACTCTTGATATACCTGGCAAGCCTTATTTTGATGGAAGATTTTCCAATGGCTTTGTTTCTACTGAATATCTAGCTGAATTAATAGCCAAAGAACAACAATCAAAAGAGGTTAAACATAAGAATTATGCAATAGGTGGAGCTTTAACACATGGTCCTAACCCGTCCTCGCTGCTTAAGCATCATGCATTCCCTGTATCTCAACAATTAGCAAGGTTTGAAAATGAAGAAGGTAGATTTGCTAGTGATGATATGGTTATTATAAATGGTGGCGCTAATAACTTTATGTTTACTGTTTATAATGAAATACCATATATAAACTTAACAGCAAAGCTTAGAGTTGCTAGAGATCTTAAAAAAATTCTTAGAAAAGCTATTTTAATGGGGGCAAGAAATATAATAGTTTGGAATATTCCTGATGTAACAAGAGCTCCTGGCTATAAGGAATATCTATCTAATTGGGTTGGTAAGTTTTTTAAATCATATTTGCAGTTAAATATTAATCTACAAAATGGTTTACTAAGAAATAGAGTTGCAGATTTACAGATGTTATTCCCAGAGGTAAATCTTAAGCTTTTTGATTTTTTTACATTATTAAATGACTGCATGGATAGCCCTATGAAATATGGTTTTGAGAATGTTACTGATGCTTGTATAGATAGTTATGGAGGTGCTGACTCATTAGGTAATATTCAGTATGATATAGAGATACTAGGTGATCCTGAAAAATATTTATGCTGGGATTATTGTCATCCAACAGCGAAGGCAAATAAAGTTGTAGCAAACAGGATGTTTGAGCTATGGAAGTTTAACGTATAG
- a CDS encoding efflux RND transporter periplasmic adaptor subunit has translation MINYKKYIKIFKEKIQTNKKIYSIFVIIILILVWSILGDIGLIIGVIYLILRLPIIKKQIAKLRNRKIFSIFVIVVTFLIFGLIFGSAELMQTLTNYRMAKFRPEPDSVTSTKIKETGWKRSIDTIGEVQAVQTTQISTQSGGIISKINFVSGQEVKKGDLLFELDTSQLKADLEEALSNLKLARVTYERYKSLAKERATSKESADKAAASYLSALAKVKNIESQIGFKEVRAPFDGKIGIRNISLGQYFNNGDNAATLAKINPVFINFAVPQNKLSLIHLGQSISFYSDSYKGQKFSAKITAINSFINNSNRSIIVQATYKNPEHKILPGMFLNIHINLQNEKDAVVIPRNAINYSLYGQSVLTLTQELDSLGKPKKAIYTSTEVDGMKTVRTNKNLYKVGEVNIKVLETRNNLALVSGLKPNTMIVTSGQNKVHKGMDVMLNNTIKLDNNIYTQGDDI, from the coding sequence ATGATTAACTATAAAAAATATATCAAAATCTTCAAAGAGAAGATTCAAACTAATAAAAAAATATATAGTATTTTTGTGATTATTATATTAATACTAGTATGGTCAATATTAGGTGATATTGGATTAATTATAGGAGTTATATATTTAATCTTAAGATTACCAATTATTAAAAAACAAATTGCCAAGTTAAGAAATAGAAAGATATTTTCTATATTTGTGATTGTTGTAACTTTCCTTATATTTGGTTTAATTTTTGGATCTGCTGAATTAATGCAGACATTAACTAATTATAGAATGGCAAAGTTCAGACCTGAGCCAGATAGTGTGACTTCTACTAAGATAAAAGAAACTGGCTGGAAGCGAAGTATTGATACAATTGGTGAAGTTCAAGCTGTTCAAACCACTCAAATTTCTACGCAATCTGGTGGTATTATTAGTAAAATTAACTTTGTAAGCGGGCAAGAAGTAAAAAAAGGTGATTTGTTATTTGAGCTTGATACTAGCCAATTAAAGGCAGATCTTGAAGAGGCTCTATCAAACTTGAAACTAGCAAGAGTAACATATGAACGTTATAAAAGTTTAGCTAAAGAGCGAGCAACATCTAAAGAAAGTGCTGATAAAGCTGCCGCTAGTTATCTTTCAGCATTAGCTAAAGTGAAAAATATAGAGTCACAGATTGGCTTTAAAGAGGTGAGAGCTCCTTTTGATGGCAAGATCGGTATTCGAAATATTAGTTTAGGACAGTATTTTAATAATGGGGATAATGCGGCAACTTTAGCAAAAATTAATCCAGTGTTTATTAATTTTGCAGTGCCACAGAATAAACTAAGTTTAATTCATCTTGGTCAGAGTATAAGCTTTTATTCTGATTCATATAAAGGACAAAAATTTTCTGCAAAAATAACTGCTATTAACTCCTTTATCAATAATTCAAATAGATCAATCATTGTTCAGGCAACTTATAAAAATCCTGAACATAAGATACTACCTGGGATGTTTTTGAATATTCATATTAACTTACAAAATGAGAAAGACGCTGTGGTAATACCTAGGAATGCTATAAATTATTCTTTATATGGGCAGTCTGTACTAACTCTTACTCAGGAGCTAGATTCATTAGGAAAACCTAAAAAGGCTATTTATACATCTACTGAGGTAGATGGAATGAAAACAGTTAGAACAAATAAAAACTTATATAAAGTAGGAGAGGTCAATATTAAGGTTTTGGAAACTCGTAATAATCTAGCTTTAGTTTCGGGTTTAAAACCAAATACTATGATTGTTACCTCAGGTCAAAATAAGGTTCATAAAGGCATGGATGTTATGCTGAATAATACCATTAAGTTGGATAATAATATTTATACTCAAGGTGATGATATATAA
- the topA gene encoding type I DNA topoisomerase, producing MAKNLVIVESPAKTKTIKKYLGNDFDILASFGHVREIPSKDTSIDVNDNFKIKFTTSDRSKKHLDAIKKAAKDADSIYLATDPDREGEAISWHVKEVLKNARLLKDKNVYRVSFNEITKSAVTNAIENPKELSMDLVNAQKARQALDFLVGFNLSPLLWRKITSGLSAGRVQSPALRMIVEREIEREDFVKKDYWSLTADTFKKKKILANLIEFDNTKVEQFTFTKDKDAETAKDIILKDANGFLIVDGITEKKTRRNPYPPFITSTLQQEASKKLGFTAKRTMSTAQKLYEGIDLGNGESVGLISYMRTDSTNLSNDALNDIRSFIESKFDKDMLPAKPRIFGKKSQNAQEAHEAIRVTAASRTPESIKQRLTSDEFKLYSLIYNRTIASQMKHATLNSTSVDLITENNKHKFRVTGTVIVDAGFLKIYNVEKDEDDKDSDDEITLPKFEKGEKIKLNDVLVKAHSTEPPPRYTEASLVKALEKHGIGRPSTYATIISTLQQREYVEVEKRRFIPTDKGRIVNKFLTEYFKKYVEYSYTAGLEKELDEIAHHKNDYLNVLNSFWHPFIEKINKISEDVSRKDVVTEELDEDCPECGSKLSSRLGKNGRFIGCTNYPTCKYTRRVDSDGKEIEKEEPTIVEGRKCPECESDLHIKQGRYGKFIGCSNYPKCKHMEPLEKPKDTGVVCPKCNKNHIVEKKSRKGKVFYACSGFPKCKNAYWYPPIKEPCPKCNSPILLHKTTKKDGEQKACPNTECDYAVPFEDNK from the coding sequence ATGGCAAAAAATTTAGTAATTGTAGAGTCTCCTGCTAAAACAAAGACTATAAAAAAATATTTAGGAAATGACTTTGATATCCTAGCATCTTTTGGGCATGTACGTGAGATACCATCAAAAGACACTTCCATAGATGTAAATGATAATTTCAAAATCAAATTCACAACTAGTGATAGAAGTAAAAAACATTTAGATGCTATAAAAAAAGCTGCTAAAGATGCAGATAGTATTTATCTAGCTACCGATCCAGATAGAGAAGGTGAAGCAATATCATGGCATGTTAAAGAAGTTTTAAAAAATGCACGTCTACTTAAAGATAAGAATGTTTACAGGGTCAGCTTTAATGAAATCACCAAATCAGCAGTTACAAATGCTATAGAAAATCCTAAAGAGCTTTCTATGGACTTAGTAAATGCTCAAAAAGCACGTCAAGCTTTAGATTTCTTAGTGGGCTTTAATTTATCACCTTTATTATGGCGTAAAATCACAAGTGGCTTATCCGCAGGAAGAGTCCAAAGTCCAGCTCTAAGGATGATTGTTGAGCGTGAAATAGAACGTGAAGATTTTGTCAAAAAGGATTACTGGAGCTTAACAGCTGACACTTTTAAGAAGAAAAAAATACTTGCTAATTTAATAGAATTTGACAATACAAAAGTTGAGCAATTTACTTTCACTAAAGACAAAGATGCAGAAACAGCAAAAGATATTATATTAAAAGATGCTAACGGTTTTTTAATTGTTGATGGAATTACGGAGAAAAAAACTAGAAGAAATCCTTACCCTCCATTTATAACTTCAACTTTGCAACAAGAAGCCTCTAAAAAACTTGGTTTTACTGCAAAAAGAACTATGTCTACAGCACAAAAACTGTATGAAGGTATAGATCTAGGAAATGGTGAATCTGTTGGTCTTATTTCATATATGAGAACTGACTCAACGAACCTTTCTAATGATGCTTTAAATGACATTAGAAGCTTTATTGAATCAAAGTTTGATAAAGATATGTTACCAGCTAAGCCTAGAATTTTTGGTAAAAAATCACAAAATGCTCAAGAGGCCCACGAAGCTATTCGTGTAACTGCTGCAAGCAGAACTCCTGAATCAATAAAGCAACGTTTAACTTCTGATGAATTTAAACTTTATAGCTTAATTTATAACAGAACTATAGCATCCCAAATGAAGCATGCTACTTTAAATAGCACATCTGTTGACTTAATTACTGAAAATAATAAACATAAATTTAGAGTTACAGGAACTGTTATCGTTGATGCTGGATTCTTAAAAATCTACAACGTTGAAAAAGATGAAGATGATAAAGATTCTGATGATGAAATAACTTTACCTAAATTTGAAAAAGGTGAAAAAATAAAGCTTAACGATGTACTTGTTAAAGCTCATTCAACAGAGCCACCTCCTCGCTATACAGAAGCATCTCTAGTAAAAGCTTTAGAAAAACATGGTATTGGAAGACCATCAACATACGCAACTATTATCTCCACACTACAACAAAGAGAATATGTTGAAGTTGAGAAGCGTCGTTTTATCCCTACTGACAAAGGTCGTATTGTGAATAAATTCTTAACAGAATACTTTAAAAAGTATGTTGAGTATTCATATACTGCTGGTCTAGAAAAAGAGCTTGATGAAATTGCACATCATAAGAATGATTACTTAAATGTTTTAAATAGCTTCTGGCATCCTTTTATTGAGAAGATAAATAAAATCTCAGAAGATGTTTCACGTAAAGATGTAGTCACTGAAGAGCTTGATGAAGATTGCCCTGAATGTGGTAGTAAACTATCTTCTCGCTTAGGCAAAAATGGTAGATTTATCGGTTGTACCAATTATCCAACTTGTAAATATACTCGTCGTGTTGATAGTGACGGTAAAGAAATTGAAAAAGAAGAGCCCACTATTGTTGAAGGTAGAAAATGCCCAGAATGTGAATCAGATTTACATATTAAACAAGGGCGCTATGGTAAATTTATAGGTTGCTCTAACTATCCAAAATGTAAACATATGGAACCACTAGAAAAACCTAAAGATACTGGTGTTGTTTGCCCTAAATGTAATAAAAACCATATTGTTGAAAAGAAATCACGTAAAGGTAAAGTCTTTTATGCTTGCTCAGGATTCCCTAAATGTAAGAATGCTTACTGGTACCCACCAATAAAAGAGCCTTGCCCTAAATGTAATTCTCCTATACTGCTACATAAGACAACTAAGAAAGATGGTGAACAAAAAGCATGTCCTAATACAGAATGTGATTATGCTGTGCCTTTTGAAGATAATAAATAA
- a CDS encoding helix-turn-helix transcriptional regulator, which yields MLGDTLTIDFEPDSYLDSTVVLKSEIKNYSEESKYHNHSKAQLILPIRGSVQSNIEGDIWVAPLGSALWIPSYIYHNSLISKYSEVCMVFINRSMLEEMPEKACVIYISPLIKELVLHLSQQRIVDQLKPKNQKIGSVLADQLSNMLPTSYNFSLPNEGLLQEVALEWFKEPIKYKYISDMAYRCSVSDKTLSRKIKKNIGMSFSDWKKQLHIVVALQKLYEGYSVEWVSSYLGYESTSTFVTFFKRIFKCSPKKYIKDYCQNNS from the coding sequence ATGCTTGGAGATACTTTAACTATTGATTTTGAACCAGATAGTTATTTAGACTCAACAGTTGTATTAAAATCCGAAATTAAAAACTATAGTGAAGAGTCTAAATATCATAACCATTCTAAAGCTCAGTTAATATTACCAATAAGAGGATCTGTGCAATCAAATATTGAAGGAGATATTTGGGTAGCTCCTCTAGGGAGTGCATTATGGATTCCTAGCTATATTTACCACAATAGTTTGATAAGTAAATATAGTGAAGTATGTATGGTATTTATTAATAGATCCATGCTTGAGGAGATGCCAGAGAAAGCTTGTGTAATATATATATCACCATTAATAAAAGAACTAGTTTTACATTTGTCGCAACAAAGAATAGTAGACCAATTAAAACCTAAAAATCAAAAAATAGGTAGTGTATTAGCTGATCAACTATCAAATATGTTACCAACTTCTTATAATTTCTCGCTACCTAATGAGGGTCTTTTGCAAGAGGTGGCTTTAGAGTGGTTTAAAGAACCAATTAAGTATAAGTATATTTCTGATATGGCTTATAGATGTTCAGTTAGTGATAAAACGTTATCAAGGAAAATTAAGAAAAATATTGGAATGAGTTTTAGTGATTGGAAAAAACAATTACATATTGTTGTAGCATTACAGAAGTTATATGAAGGTTATTCAGTAGAATGGGTATCTAGCTATTTGGGATATGAGTCAACGAGTACTTTTGTTACCTTCTTTAAAAGGATTTTTAAATGCTCACCTAAAAAATATATTAAAGACTATTGTCAGAATAACTCTTAA
- a CDS encoding IS1595 family transposase yields the protein MRKSRLSTYKQDKLIELFIAGSTARTASELVSVNKTTASYYFHRLRLLIYENSEHLEMFTGEIEVDESYFGGTRKGKRGRGAGGKVPVFGLLKRNGKVYTVIIPNAKSDTLLPIIREKVKPDCIVYTDTFRSYNALDVSEFKHYRINHSKLFAKKHNHINGIENFWNQAKRHLRKFNGIPRDHFYLFLKECEWRFNHSDSKEQLKLIKHWVRESLK from the coding sequence ATGAGGAAAAGTAGATTAAGTACATACAAGCAAGACAAATTAATAGAGTTATTTATAGCAGGAAGTACAGCACGAACTGCATCAGAATTAGTATCAGTAAATAAAACCACAGCCAGCTATTATTTTCATAGATTAAGATTATTAATTTATGAAAATAGTGAGCATTTAGAAATGTTTACAGGAGAGATTGAAGTAGATGAAAGCTATTTTGGAGGAACTCGTAAAGGGAAACGAGGTAGAGGAGCTGGTGGTAAAGTTCCTGTATTTGGCTTACTTAAACGTAATGGTAAGGTATATACAGTAATCATTCCAAATGCTAAGAGTGATACTCTATTACCAATAATTAGAGAAAAAGTTAAACCTGATTGTATCGTTTACACTGATACTTTTAGGAGTTATAATGCCTTAGATGTTTCAGAGTTTAAACATTATAGAATTAACCATAGTAAGCTGTTTGCAAAGAAGCATAATCATATAAACGGTATAGAAAACTTCTGGAATCAAGCTAAGAGACATTTGAGAAAATTTAATGGTATTCCTAGAGACCATTTTTACTTGTTTTTGAAGGAATGTGAGTGGAGATTTAATCACAGTGATTCTAAGGAACAGCTAAAGCTAATTAAACACTGGGTTAGAGAGAGTTTAAAGTAA
- a CDS encoding ParB/RepB/Spo0J family partition protein, translated as MAKKVSLMNRKVNQKVHDTVGQEKKDILRAMQLQELNEQASKVGQLFELPLSIVQPDKDQPRKTFKNIDSLAKSIKENGVIQPIIVTTKKDDGLHYIIAGERRYLASKEAGLTTIPCIVRQEESDASIVLLQLLENDQRESVSPFEEADALKDLIDNKQMKKSDIAKILGRDNSWISMRLKISDSDQNIRELSEKGIIDDVRTLYELKKFAEEIPQGAQEFVKRALENKISGSYRAAITRYRDNWKRKAEILDDSKVDVINIKDISKDKNLLKIKGSRLGGKSHTYTFEITEEFKKILFEALIK; from the coding sequence ATGGCTAAGAAAGTATCATTAATGAATCGTAAAGTTAATCAAAAAGTTCATGATACTGTAGGGCAAGAAAAAAAAGACATACTTAGAGCAATGCAACTTCAAGAGCTTAATGAGCAGGCTAGTAAAGTAGGCCAACTTTTTGAATTACCTTTGAGTATTGTACAACCTGATAAAGATCAACCACGTAAGACTTTTAAGAATATTGATTCATTAGCTAAAAGTATTAAAGAAAATGGCGTGATTCAGCCAATTATTGTTACAACCAAAAAAGATGATGGTTTACATTATATAATCGCAGGTGAAAGAAGATATTTAGCAAGTAAAGAGGCTGGTCTTACGACAATTCCCTGTATAGTTAGGCAAGAAGAGTCTGATGCTAGTATTGTACTTTTGCAACTTTTAGAAAATGATCAGCGTGAAAGTGTCTCACCTTTTGAAGAAGCTGATGCTCTAAAAGATTTGATAGACAATAAACAAATGAAAAAATCTGATATTGCTAAAATCTTAGGAAGAGATAATAGCTGGATTTCTATGCGTCTTAAAATTTCTGATTCTGATCAGAATATTCGTGAGCTATCTGAGAAGGGAATTATAGATGATGTAAGAACACTTTATGAATTAAAGAAGTTTGCTGAAGAGATTCCTCAGGGAGCTCAAGAGTTTGTTAAAAGAGCTCTAGAAAACAAAATATCTGGTTCTTATCGTGCGGCAATTACAAGGTATAGAGATAATTGGAAACGCAAAGCAGAGATCTTAGATGATTCAAAAGTAGATGTAATAAATATCAAAGATATTTCTAAAGACAAAAATTTGCTAAAAATAAAAGGTTCTCGATTAGGTGGTAAATCTCATACATACACCTTCGAAATTACTGAAGAGTTTAAGAAAATATTATTTGAAGCATTAATAAAATAG
- a CDS encoding type 1 glutamine amidotransferase, whose product MKIAILQTDHIPEHRRVVSGGNYPDMFANLFFKLSVVVDLDIFDVTEQEYPENYDIYDGFIITGSKATAFDKLAWITRLKSEIVKLYNKNKKIIGICFGHQILAQALGGRVERGPKGFAVGVRNVKVLNKKSWMEPFHNYLSLLFYHQDMVVELPEGSELISTSDYCKVQMFCINNHILGIQAHPEMLKVHNHALIKEYQDDIKNEFQHALESLRIRDNSLIIAHWMVNFFEHKDNK is encoded by the coding sequence ATGAAAATAGCAATTTTACAGACAGATCATATACCTGAACATCGAAGGGTAGTTTCAGGAGGAAATTATCCGGATATGTTTGCTAATCTATTTTTTAAATTATCAGTTGTTGTTGATTTGGATATTTTTGATGTAACAGAACAAGAGTATCCTGAAAATTATGATATTTATGATGGTTTTATAATAACAGGTAGCAAAGCTACAGCATTTGATAAGTTAGCATGGATAACTCGACTGAAATCTGAAATAGTTAAGTTATACAATAAAAATAAAAAAATAATAGGAATCTGCTTTGGGCACCAAATACTAGCCCAAGCTTTAGGTGGCAGAGTAGAGCGTGGACCTAAAGGTTTTGCCGTAGGTGTAAGAAATGTTAAGGTTCTAAATAAGAAAAGTTGGATGGAACCATTTCATAACTATCTAAGTTTGTTATTTTACCATCAAGATATGGTTGTAGAGTTACCTGAAGGTTCTGAGCTTATAAGTACAAGTGATTATTGTAAAGTGCAAATGTTTTGTATAAACAATCATATATTAGGAATTCAGGCACATCCAGAGATGCTAAAGGTTCATAACCATGCCTTGATAAAAGAGTATCAGGATGATATTAAAAATGAATTTCAACATGCTTTAGAGAGCTTGAGGATAAGAGATAATAGTTTGATAATAGCTCATTGGATGGTCAATTTTTTTGAGCATAAGGATAATAAATAA
- a CDS encoding O-antigen ligase family protein, which yields MKQFLQKITYSDCIFYFLAVAIFVVFLMPFMHFTTLNIMPIAGEKGKYFNDLRSVNLYLFIDRYYIFYYSLCAASVAILLNKQLLSKIIELFKSFSKIVRYAIVIFFVFGIISSAFAISPSIAFKGVGVTFLQFFCVLFVATYVQDNVKSIQAFFIIILLSLIFFGGSLFLQLSLANYSIYGPAIAGNIQKDLLYMYNCLNPRFLDNYFSWFLPLLLLPWFIDLRSIYKIGAFIALTLSWFILINHAFRTIFAEYIVILPLVFIFARQYFRLAFTLVISSLICGFLLDLFYTNFIMANVYSGVISDLFRYGASGRIPIWREAFWIGVDHPLTGIGQWNYIAVTKYSAGYPHNLLLEIWSQWGIPAFIAAATVIITSVKNLFKNRVEICSNPYHCIFVMMLTAGMIDGMFSAMFKTSLGLFGCVFVFGFCLSIFANKIQTVDGGVNLSKINYLVISLAIIASLFCIVILPLIFPPMWI from the coding sequence ATGAAGCAATTTTTGCAAAAAATCACATATAGTGATTGTATTTTTTACTTTTTAGCAGTGGCTATTTTTGTTGTGTTTTTAATGCCTTTTATGCATTTTACAACATTAAATATAATGCCTATAGCTGGTGAAAAAGGTAAGTATTTTAATGATTTACGTTCAGTAAATCTTTATCTATTTATAGATAGATACTATATATTTTATTATAGTCTTTGCGCAGCAAGTGTTGCGATTTTACTTAATAAACAGTTATTATCAAAAATAATAGAGCTGTTTAAGAGCTTCTCAAAGATAGTTCGATATGCGATAGTTATATTTTTTGTTTTTGGGATTATATCATCTGCTTTTGCTATATCACCGTCAATAGCTTTTAAAGGTGTGGGGGTAACGTTTTTGCAATTTTTCTGCGTTTTATTTGTAGCAACGTATGTTCAGGATAATGTTAAAAGCATACAAGCATTTTTCATAATTATATTATTGTCATTGATATTTTTTGGAGGGTCTTTATTTCTTCAGTTATCTTTAGCTAATTATTCTATATATGGGCCAGCTATAGCAGGAAATATACAAAAAGATTTGTTATATATGTATAATTGCTTGAATCCTCGTTTTTTAGATAATTATTTTAGTTGGTTCTTACCACTTTTACTTTTACCTTGGTTTATTGATCTAAGATCGATATATAAAATTGGTGCGTTTATAGCTTTAACTCTCTCCTGGTTTATTCTAATTAATCATGCATTTAGAACGATATTTGCGGAATATATAGTGATATTGCCATTAGTTTTTATTTTTGCTCGTCAGTATTTTAGATTAGCGTTTACTTTAGTAATATCATCACTAATCTGTGGATTTTTATTAGACCTATTTTATACTAATTTTATTATGGCAAATGTATATTCTGGAGTAATTTCAGATCTATTTAGATATGGAGCAAGTGGTAGGATTCCTATATGGAGGGAAGCTTTTTGGATTGGGGTTGATCATCCTTTAACAGGAATAGGTCAGTGGAATTATATTGCGGTCACTAAATATTCTGCAGGCTATCCCCATAACTTATTACTTGAGATATGGTCACAATGGGGTATTCCAGCATTTATTGCAGCAGCTACAGTTATTATCACAAGTGTTAAGAACTTATTTAAAAATAGAGTCGAAATATGTTCAAATCCTTATCACTGTATATTTGTGATGATGCTGACAGCTGGAATGATAGACGGTATGTTCAGTGCGATGTTTAAAACATCATTAGGTTTGTTTGGTTGTGTGTTTGTATTTGGTTTTTGCTTGTCTATATTTGCTAATAAAATACAAACTGTAGATGGGGGAGTAAATTTATCAAAAATTAATTATTTAGTAATCAGCTTAGCGATAATCGCTAGTTTGTTCTGTATCGTTATTTTACCTCTTATTTTTCCGCCAATGTGGATTTAG
- a CDS encoding ParA family protein, which produces MDQKNAKVISLLQQKGGSGKTTTAINIACGLKELGYKVVIIDMDKDKPDAYMWMTKNDESEGFVYNLDEKSVREKVSELKPGLDYIVIDTPPNFQTAALKSALLSDLVVIPCSPSGMDLSGLIEAKDLALTADKPYKFFANRVQMQSNMSKSLMDFFEEDGNFFEAYVSQSVKFIESEAEGLYIGDYAKQSKVHIQVKKLAREITEFFGENNG; this is translated from the coding sequence ATGGATCAAAAAAATGCAAAAGTAATTTCTTTGCTACAGCAAAAAGGTGGCTCTGGCAAAACTACAACTGCTATAAATATTGCTTGTGGATTGAAAGAGTTAGGTTATAAGGTTGTTATAATAGATATGGACAAAGATAAGCCTGACGCTTATATGTGGATGACAAAAAATGATGAGTCTGAAGGGTTTGTTTATAACTTGGATGAAAAAAGTGTCAGAGAGAAAGTCTCTGAGCTAAAACCAGGCTTGGATTACATTGTTATTGATACACCGCCTAACTTTCAAACAGCAGCCTTAAAATCGGCTTTATTATCTGATTTGGTAGTTATTCCATGCTCACCAAGTGGGATGGACCTATCTGGACTTATTGAGGCAAAAGATCTGGCTTTAACAGCAGATAAACCATACAAGTTTTTTGCAAATAGAGTGCAAATGCAATCTAATATGTCGAAAAGTCTGATGGATTTCTTTGAAGAGGATGGTAACTTTTTTGAAGCATATGTTTCTCAAAGTGTTAAGTTTATCGAGTCTGAGGCAGAAGGCTTATATATTGGTGATTATGCAAAGCAAAGCAAAGTTCATATACAGGTTAAAAAGCTTGCTAGAGAAATAACAGAATTCTTCGGAGAGAATAATGGCTAA